One segment of Streptomyces sp. XD-27 DNA contains the following:
- a CDS encoding glutamate ABC transporter substrate-binding protein: MRMRGFRSGAVAASVALTAAAAFLVPAALSDEKGGDGDSGRTRGADHRELTAADESQAAEDTCDTPEASLRPSAASGAAIERIKKNGRLIAGVDQNSFRWGYRDPATRKLTGFDIDLVRAIAADILGDPDAVTYRAIPTNQRIPALKEGKVDVVVRTMTINCRRIEDVAFSTAYFQAGQQVLAPKESPVTGYDDTLRGRKVCTAKGSTAEAALKEDSHGATVVPPLPNQLDCLVRLQLGEVDAVITDNALAAGQAAQDPAVELKGKPFTTELYGVAMNKDDKDLVRRVNKVLDDYRRGGKGSRWMRAYDKWLAKDLGEENPTVPHPKYRD; encoded by the coding sequence ATGAGGATGCGAGGGTTCCGGTCCGGCGCGGTGGCGGCTTCCGTCGCGCTGACGGCGGCAGCGGCGTTCCTGGTGCCCGCCGCCCTCTCCGACGAGAAGGGCGGCGACGGCGACAGCGGCAGGACGCGCGGCGCCGACCACCGGGAGCTGACCGCGGCGGACGAGTCGCAGGCGGCCGAGGACACCTGCGACACGCCCGAGGCCAGCCTGCGGCCGTCCGCCGCGAGCGGCGCCGCCATCGAGCGGATCAAGAAGAACGGGCGGCTGATCGCGGGCGTCGACCAGAACAGCTTCCGCTGGGGCTACCGCGATCCGGCCACCCGGAAGCTGACCGGCTTCGACATCGACCTGGTGCGGGCCATCGCGGCCGACATCCTCGGCGACCCCGACGCGGTGACGTACCGCGCGATCCCCACCAACCAGCGCATCCCGGCGCTGAAGGAGGGCAAGGTCGACGTCGTCGTCCGCACGATGACGATCAACTGCAGGCGGATCGAGGACGTCGCGTTCTCCACCGCCTACTTCCAGGCCGGTCAACAGGTGCTGGCGCCCAAGGAGTCGCCGGTCACCGGGTACGACGACACCCTGCGCGGCCGCAAGGTCTGCACGGCCAAGGGCTCGACCGCCGAGGCGGCGCTGAAGGAGGACAGCCACGGCGCGACGGTGGTGCCCCCGCTGCCCAACCAGCTCGACTGCCTGGTACGGCTCCAACTCGGCGAGGTGGACGCGGTGATCACGGACAACGCGCTGGCCGCCGGACAGGCCGCCCAGGACCCGGCCGTCGAACTCAAGGGCAAGCCGTTCACGACCGAGTTGTATGGCGTGGCGATGAACAAGGACGACAAGGACCTGGTACGCCGGGTCAACAAGGTGCTGGACGACTACCGCAGGGGCGGAAAGGGCAGCCGCTGGATGCGCGCGTACGACAAGTGGCTCGCGAAGGACCTCGGCGAGGAGAATCCGACCGTGCCCCACCCCAAGTACCGGGACTGA
- a CDS encoding serine/threonine-protein kinase, whose amino-acid sequence MSGADQRCQRPGCGGAYEDVGGGELYCDTCGLAPVVSHNRMVGSPPTGMTAQGGGGSGRDGRGGSGRGGSGRGSGSSSRGSSRGSSRGSARSQSSRSSRRSVSGRLSRSVSGRTSSRSVSVRSSRSATSASGRNRLGAGLVSVPDVPRPDPRTAVLANPEVPERKRFCSRSDCGAPVGRARGGRPGRTEGFCTKCGHPYSFVPKLNPGDIVHGQYEVAGCLAHGGLGWIYLAIDRAVSDRWVVLKGLLDTGDEDALSAAVSERRFLAEIEHSNIVRIYNFVEHLDQRTGSLDGYIVMEYVGGKSLKEIANQRRAADGKRDPLPVEQACAYGIEALEALGHLHSRNLLYCDFKVDNAIQQQDQLKLIDMGAVRRMDDEDSAIYGTVGYQAPEVAETGPSVASDLYTVARTLAVLTFDFQGYTNVFVDSLPDPDNIEVFRNYESFYRLLVRATDPDPGRRFASAQEMSDQLTGVLREVVALQSGRPRPALSTLFGPELRVVDTELFAEPTGDPSALGARDADGGRGGRGTRGSGSTRGSGGGLLGRGRKAGTAAGAVIGTAQAPAAQAPAAQAPAWPSGAAVEPPQPLPGPGPDAQAPPALRPLDARLTALALPVPRVDPADPNAGFLAGLLATSAPAELHAALQAAPADSAELRLRRVRAQLELGEEPAAAGELMALEAAYPEDWRIVWYRGLHALATGDHELAAASFDAVYDAFPGEAPPKLALGVCAEILGQLDNAAEYYRLVWATDPAYVSAAFGLARVRLCSGDRTGAVQALESVPESSIHYTAARVAAVRARLRLGSATAEGWQGGAPGAFLGDLTAAALQVERLRDFGLDAVRRERLCTEVLGSALDWVLSGGDGAPPRATAPGPAGGPAPGAVVLLGSSLDERGLRFGLERSYRMLARLAQRGEERIELVERANRFRPRTWV is encoded by the coding sequence ATGAGCGGCGCCGACCAGAGGTGCCAGCGGCCGGGCTGCGGCGGTGCGTACGAGGACGTGGGCGGCGGTGAGCTGTACTGCGACACCTGCGGCCTCGCGCCGGTCGTGTCGCACAACCGGATGGTCGGTTCGCCGCCCACCGGCATGACCGCCCAGGGCGGCGGCGGTTCGGGACGCGACGGACGCGGTGGGTCGGGGCGCGGTGGTTCGGGGCGCGGCAGCGGATCGTCCTCGCGCGGCTCCTCCCGCGGCTCCTCCCGTGGTTCGGCGCGCTCGCAGAGCTCCCGGTCCTCGCGGCGCTCGGTGTCCGGGCGGCTGTCGCGGTCGGTGTCCGGCCGGACCTCGTCGCGTTCGGTGTCGGTGCGCAGCTCGCGCTCGGCCACCTCCGCCTCGGGACGCAACCGGCTGGGCGCGGGCCTGGTCAGCGTCCCCGACGTGCCGCGCCCCGACCCGCGTACGGCCGTGCTGGCCAACCCCGAGGTGCCGGAGCGGAAGCGGTTCTGCAGCCGGAGCGACTGCGGGGCCCCGGTGGGCCGGGCGCGCGGCGGCCGCCCGGGCCGTACCGAGGGCTTCTGCACCAAGTGCGGCCACCCGTACTCGTTCGTCCCCAAGCTGAACCCGGGCGACATCGTGCACGGGCAGTACGAGGTGGCGGGCTGTCTGGCACACGGCGGTCTGGGCTGGATCTACCTGGCCATAGACCGCGCGGTGTCGGACCGCTGGGTGGTGCTCAAGGGCCTGCTGGACACCGGCGACGAGGACGCGCTGTCGGCGGCCGTCTCGGAGCGGCGCTTCCTCGCCGAGATCGAGCACTCCAACATCGTGCGCATCTACAACTTCGTCGAGCACCTCGACCAGCGCACCGGCAGCCTCGACGGCTACATCGTGATGGAGTACGTCGGCGGCAAGTCGCTCAAGGAGATCGCCAACCAGCGGCGCGCCGCGGACGGCAAGCGCGATCCGCTGCCGGTGGAGCAGGCGTGCGCGTACGGCATCGAGGCGCTGGAGGCGCTCGGCCACCTGCACAGCCGGAACCTGCTGTACTGCGACTTCAAGGTCGACAACGCAATCCAGCAGCAGGACCAGCTGAAGCTGATCGACATGGGCGCGGTCCGGCGGATGGACGACGAGGACAGCGCGATCTACGGCACGGTCGGCTACCAGGCGCCGGAGGTCGCCGAGACGGGCCCGTCGGTCGCCTCCGACCTGTACACGGTGGCGCGGACGCTGGCGGTGCTCACCTTCGACTTCCAGGGCTACACGAACGTCTTCGTGGACAGCCTGCCCGACCCGGACAACATCGAGGTCTTCCGGAACTACGAGTCGTTCTACCGGCTGCTGGTACGGGCCACCGACCCCGATCCGGGGCGCAGGTTCGCCTCCGCGCAGGAGATGTCCGACCAGTTGACGGGCGTGCTGCGGGAGGTCGTGGCGCTCCAGTCCGGCCGCCCGCGGCCGGCGCTGTCCACGTTGTTCGGGCCGGAGTTGCGGGTGGTGGACACGGAGCTGTTCGCCGAGCCGACCGGAGACCCGTCGGCGCTGGGAGCGCGGGACGCCGACGGCGGGCGAGGCGGCAGGGGTACGCGCGGTAGCGGAAGTACGCGCGGCAGCGGGGGCGGGCTGCTCGGCCGTGGGCGGAAGGCCGGGACGGCGGCCGGTGCGGTCATCGGGACGGCCCAGGCACCGGCGGCCCAGGCACCGGCGGCTCAGGCACCTGCCTGGCCGAGTGGCGCGGCCGTCGAGCCGCCTCAGCCGTTGCCGGGGCCGGGGCCGGACGCGCAGGCGCCGCCCGCCCTCCGGCCGTTGGACGCCCGGCTCACCGCGCTGGCGCTGCCGGTGCCGCGGGTCGACCCCGCCGACCCCAACGCCGGATTCCTGGCGGGCCTGCTGGCCACCTCGGCCCCCGCCGAGCTGCACGCGGCGCTCCAGGCCGCGCCGGCCGACTCCGCCGAGCTGCGGCTGCGGCGGGTCCGCGCGCAGCTGGAACTCGGCGAGGAGCCGGCGGCGGCCGGAGAGCTGATGGCGCTGGAGGCGGCGTACCCCGAGGACTGGCGCATCGTCTGGTACCGGGGTCTGCACGCGCTGGCCACCGGCGACCACGAGCTGGCGGCCGCCTCCTTCGACGCCGTCTACGACGCGTTCCCCGGCGAGGCCCCGCCGAAGCTGGCGCTCGGCGTGTGCGCGGAGATCCTCGGCCAGTTGGACAACGCCGCCGAGTACTACCGGCTGGTGTGGGCGACCGACCCCGCCTACGTCAGCGCGGCCTTCGGGCTCGCCCGGGTGCGGCTGTGCTCGGGTGACCGTACGGGCGCGGTGCAGGCGCTGGAGTCGGTACCGGAGTCGTCGATCCACTACACGGCGGCCCGGGTGGCGGCCGTGCGCGCCCGGCTGCGGCTGGGGTCCGCCACGGCCGAGGGATGGCAGGGCGGTGCCCCTGGAGCGTTCCTCGGCGACCTGACGGCAGCGGCGCTCCAGGTGGAGCGGCTGCGGGACTTCGGGCTCGACGCGGTACGGCGCGAGCGGCTGTGCACGGAGGTGCTGGGCAGCGCGCTGGACTGGGTCCTGTCGGGGGGCGACGGCGCGCCGCCGCGGGCCACCGCGCCCGGCCCGGCCGGGGGCCCCGCCCCCGGCGCGGTGGTCCTGCTCGGCAGCAGCCTGGACGAGCGTGGGCTGCGCTTCGGTCTCGAACGCTCGTACCGCATGCTCGCCCGGCTCGCGCAGCGGGGCGAGGAGAGGATCGAACTGGTGGAGCGGGCCAACCGCTTCCGCCCCAGGACGTGGGTGTGA
- a CDS encoding globin, producing MMEIPRGTLQEQTFYEQVGGEETFRRLVHRFYQGVAEDPLLRPMYPEEDLGPAEERLVLFLIQYWGGPRTYSEGRGHPRLRMRHAPFKVDRAAHDAWLRHMRDAVDELGLAPEHETQLWKYLTYAAASMINAPD from the coding sequence GTGATGGAGATTCCGCGCGGCACCCTTCAGGAGCAGACGTTCTACGAGCAGGTGGGCGGCGAGGAGACCTTCCGACGCCTGGTGCACCGCTTCTACCAGGGGGTCGCGGAGGACCCGCTGCTGCGCCCGATGTACCCGGAGGAGGACCTGGGCCCGGCCGAGGAGCGGCTGGTCCTGTTCCTGATCCAGTACTGGGGCGGCCCGCGTACGTACAGCGAGGGCCGCGGCCACCCCAGGCTGCGGATGCGGCACGCGCCGTTCAAGGTCGACCGGGCGGCCCATGACGCGTGGCTGCGCCACATGCGCGACGCGGTCGACGAACTCGGCCTGGCGCCGGAGCACGAGACGCAGCTGTGGAAGTACCTCACGTACGCCGCCGCCAGCATGATCAACGCCCCGGACTGA
- a CDS encoding thioesterase family protein, with amino-acid sequence MARHLYSCPLRWSDMDAFGHVNNVVYLRYLEEARVDFMWRLAPGDGSDAFTGGVVVARHEIDYLKPLVHRHSPVTIETWVTKISVAYLTLAYEIKDEEAVYVRASTVLVPYDLEAGRPRRVTREEEGFLRQYLEAGPSRGGPAGGPGGAKPDPEPEGAVAV; translated from the coding sequence GTGGCCCGCCACCTCTACTCCTGCCCCCTGCGCTGGTCCGACATGGACGCGTTCGGCCACGTCAACAACGTGGTCTACCTCCGCTACCTGGAGGAGGCGCGCGTCGACTTCATGTGGCGGCTCGCGCCGGGGGACGGCAGTGACGCGTTCACCGGCGGCGTCGTCGTGGCCCGGCACGAGATCGACTACCTCAAACCGCTCGTCCACCGGCACTCGCCGGTGACGATCGAGACCTGGGTGACGAAGATCAGCGTGGCCTACCTGACGCTCGCGTACGAGATCAAGGACGAGGAGGCCGTGTACGTGCGCGCCTCCACCGTCCTCGTGCCGTACGACCTGGAGGCGGGCCGCCCGCGCCGCGTCACGCGCGAGGAGGAGGGCTTCCTGCGGCAGTACCTGGAGGCCGGACCGTCGCGCGGCGGCCCGGCCGGCGGCCCCGGTGGCGCCAAGCCGGACCCGGAGCCGGAGGGGGCCGTCGCCGTATGA
- the ettA gene encoding energy-dependent translational throttle protein EttA, producing MAEYIYTMRKTRKAHGDKVILDDVTLSFLPGAKIGVVGPNGAGKSTVLKIMAGLEQPSNGDAFLSPGYSVGILMQEPELDESKTVLENVEDGVAEIKGKLNRFNEIAELMATDYSDALLEEMGKLQEDLDHANAWDLDAQLEQAMDALGCPPGDWPVTNLSGGEKRRVALCKLLLEAPDLLLLDEPTNHLDAESVQWLEQHLAKYAGTVVAITHDRYFLDNVAGWILELDRGRAIGYEGNYSTYLETKQARLKVEGQKDAKRAKRLKEELEWVRSNAKGRQAKSKARLARYEEMAAEAEKTRKLDFEEIQIPPGPRLGNVVVEVNNLSKAFGEKVLIDDLSFTLPRNGIVGVIGPNGAGKTTLFKMIQGLEQPDAGEIKVGETVKISYVDQSRANIDPKKTLWAVVSDELDYINVGQVEMPSRAYVSAFGFKGPDQQKPAGVLSGGERNRLNLALTLKQGGNLLLLDEPTNDLDVETLSSLENALLEFPGAAVVVSHDRWFLDRVATHILAYEGDSKWFWFEGNFESYEKNKIERLGPDAARPHRATYKKLTRG from the coding sequence TTGGCTGAGTACATCTACACCATGCGTAAGACGCGTAAGGCGCACGGTGACAAGGTGATCCTCGACGACGTGACGCTGAGCTTCCTGCCCGGCGCCAAGATCGGTGTCGTGGGCCCCAACGGCGCCGGTAAGTCCACGGTGCTGAAGATCATGGCCGGTCTTGAGCAGCCGTCGAACGGTGACGCGTTCCTGTCGCCCGGTTACTCCGTGGGCATCCTCATGCAGGAGCCGGAGCTGGACGAGTCCAAGACCGTTCTGGAGAACGTCGAGGACGGCGTCGCCGAGATCAAGGGCAAGCTCAACCGGTTCAACGAGATCGCCGAGCTGATGGCGACCGACTACTCCGACGCGCTGCTGGAGGAGATGGGCAAGCTCCAGGAGGACCTGGACCACGCCAACGCCTGGGACCTCGACGCCCAGCTGGAGCAGGCCATGGACGCCCTGGGCTGCCCGCCCGGCGACTGGCCCGTGACCAACCTCTCCGGTGGTGAGAAGCGCCGCGTCGCGCTGTGCAAGCTGCTGCTGGAGGCCCCCGACCTGCTGCTGCTGGACGAGCCCACCAACCACCTGGACGCCGAGTCGGTCCAGTGGCTGGAGCAGCACCTGGCCAAGTACGCGGGCACCGTCGTCGCGATCACCCACGACCGGTACTTCCTGGACAACGTCGCCGGCTGGATCCTGGAGCTCGACCGCGGCCGCGCCATCGGCTACGAGGGCAACTACTCCACCTACCTGGAGACCAAGCAGGCCCGTCTGAAGGTCGAGGGCCAGAAGGACGCCAAGCGCGCCAAGCGGCTCAAGGAAGAGCTGGAGTGGGTCCGCTCCAACGCCAAGGGACGGCAGGCCAAGTCCAAGGCCCGTCTGGCCCGGTACGAGGAGATGGCCGCCGAGGCCGAGAAGACCCGGAAGCTGGACTTCGAGGAGATCCAGATCCCGCCGGGCCCGCGCCTGGGCAACGTCGTGGTCGAGGTCAACAACCTCTCCAAGGCGTTCGGGGAGAAGGTCCTCATCGACGACCTGTCCTTCACGCTGCCGCGCAACGGCATCGTCGGCGTCATCGGCCCCAACGGTGCCGGCAAGACGACCCTGTTCAAGATGATCCAGGGCCTGGAGCAGCCGGACGCCGGTGAGATCAAGGTCGGCGAGACCGTCAAGATCTCCTACGTCGACCAGTCCCGCGCCAACATCGACCCGAAGAAGACGCTGTGGGCCGTCGTCTCCGACGAGCTGGACTACATCAACGTCGGCCAGGTCGAGATGCCCTCGCGGGCCTACGTCTCCGCGTTCGGCTTCAAGGGCCCGGACCAGCAGAAGCCCGCCGGTGTGCTCTCCGGCGGTGAGCGCAACCGCCTCAACCTGGCGCTCACCCTCAAGCAGGGCGGCAACCTGCTGCTCCTCGACGAGCCGACCAACGACCTCGACGTGGAGACCCTGTCCTCCCTGGAGAACGCGCTGCTCGAGTTCCCGGGCGCGGCCGTGGTCGTCTCCCACGACCGCTGGTTCCTGGACCGCGTCGCGACGCACATCCTCGCGTACGAGGGCGACTCCAAGTGGTTCTGGTTCGAGGGCAACTTCGAGTCGTACGAGAAGAACAAGATCGAGCGGCTCGGCCCGGACGCGGCCCGTCCGCACCGCGCCACCTACAAGAAGCTCACCCGGGGCTGA
- a CDS encoding LAETG motif-containing sortase-dependent surface protein — MISAKRRGAARLAAAVLASGLAAVGAIAVAGPAAADDATPDQGGATATLTGLRVFDQAVIHDDGKDQEVGAGLFEMAVDNGGTIQTYCIDIHNPTQEKARYQEKPWDATSLHNNPDAGKIRWILQNSYPQVNDLSALAAKAGSGALTEKTAAAGTQVAIWRFSDKADVEAVDPAAEKLADYLEKSAQGLEEPKASLTLDPPAVSGKSGERLGPITVHTNAARVTVAPGAGAPAGVKVVDKDGKPVTSAANGSRLYVDIPAGAVDGSTTLTAQATTKVPVGRAFASESKSQTQILAGSSESTVSATATATWAKKGPIPALSAEKNCAKGGVDVTATNKGDEAFTFELAGKEHTVEAGKSETITVPVREDQSYRFTITGPNGFEKTFSGVLDCKTAGNGGGQDTPPNKPGPASAGGTTGGETDGGDLAETGSSSNTPMIAGIAVALVAIGGGTVFFLRKKKSGAAQ, encoded by the coding sequence ATGATCTCTGCAAAGAGGCGCGGCGCTGCCCGCCTCGCCGCCGCTGTCCTGGCCTCCGGCCTGGCCGCGGTCGGCGCGATAGCCGTCGCGGGTCCTGCCGCCGCGGACGACGCGACCCCTGACCAGGGCGGCGCGACTGCCACGCTCACCGGCCTCAGAGTCTTCGACCAGGCGGTCATCCACGACGACGGCAAGGACCAGGAAGTCGGCGCCGGTCTGTTCGAGATGGCGGTCGACAACGGCGGCACCATTCAGACGTACTGCATCGACATCCACAACCCGACGCAGGAGAAGGCGCGGTACCAGGAGAAGCCCTGGGACGCGACCTCGCTGCACAACAACCCCGACGCCGGCAAGATCCGCTGGATCCTGCAGAACTCCTACCCGCAGGTGAACGACCTGTCGGCGCTCGCGGCCAAGGCCGGTTCCGGGGCCCTCACCGAGAAGACCGCCGCCGCCGGCACCCAGGTCGCCATCTGGCGCTTCTCCGATAAGGCCGATGTCGAGGCCGTCGACCCGGCCGCGGAGAAGCTCGCCGACTACCTGGAGAAGAGCGCGCAGGGCCTGGAGGAGCCCAAGGCGTCCCTGACCCTGGACCCGCCGGCGGTCTCCGGCAAGTCCGGCGAGCGGCTCGGCCCGATCACCGTGCACACCAACGCCGCCCGGGTCACGGTCGCCCCGGGCGCCGGGGCCCCCGCCGGCGTCAAGGTCGTCGACAAGGACGGCAAGCCGGTCACCAGCGCCGCCAACGGCAGCCGGCTGTACGTCGACATCCCCGCCGGTGCCGTCGACGGCTCCACCACGCTGACCGCCCAGGCCACGACGAAGGTCCCCGTCGGCCGCGCGTTCGCCAGCGAGAGCAAGAGCCAGACCCAGATCCTGGCCGGTTCCAGCGAGAGCACCGTCTCCGCCACCGCGACCGCGACCTGGGCGAAGAAGGGCCCGATACCGGCGCTGTCGGCCGAGAAGAACTGCGCCAAGGGCGGCGTGGACGTCACCGCGACGAACAAGGGCGACGAGGCGTTCACCTTCGAGCTCGCGGGCAAGGAGCACACCGTCGAGGCCGGCAAGTCCGAGACGATCACCGTCCCGGTGCGGGAGGACCAGTCCTACCGCTTCACCATCACCGGCCCGAACGGCTTCGAGAAGACGTTCTCCGGCGTCCTCGACTGCAAGACCGCGGGCAACGGCGGCGGCCAGGACACCCCGCCCAACAAGCCGGGCCCGGCCTCGGCCGGCGGCACCACCGGCGGTGAGACCGACGGCGGTGACCTCGCCGAGACCGGCAGCAGCAGCAACACCCCGATGATCGCGGGCATCGCGGTCGCGCTGGTCGCCATCGGCGGCGGAACGGTGTTCTTCCTCCGCAAGAAGAAGTCCGGCGCCGCTCAGTGA
- a CDS encoding single-stranded DNA-binding protein yields the protein MNETLVTLVGNVATRPEFRETASGVPVTRFRLAVTARRWDRAREVWQDAYTSFYTVWAWRSLAVNVAASVTIGEPVVVQGRLRVREEWREPRDTPQPGGAQVPASVPAPVPVPVPASVPRDPQEPAGARGHESDRRVSVEIDALAVGHDLARGTAAFRRVSQAKPQLTGATAP from the coding sequence ATGAACGAGACCTTGGTGACTTTGGTGGGGAACGTGGCCACACGGCCGGAGTTCCGGGAGACGGCGTCGGGGGTGCCCGTGACGCGGTTCCGGCTGGCGGTGACGGCACGTCGCTGGGACCGGGCGCGCGAGGTGTGGCAGGACGCGTACACGAGTTTCTACACGGTGTGGGCGTGGCGATCGCTCGCGGTGAACGTGGCCGCGTCGGTGACCATCGGTGAACCGGTGGTCGTGCAGGGAAGGTTGCGGGTCCGGGAGGAGTGGCGGGAGCCGCGCGACACTCCGCAACCCGGGGGCGCCCAGGTCCCGGCCTCGGTCCCGGCCCCGGTCCCAGTCCCGGTCCCGGCCTCGGTCCCGAGGGATCCTCAGGAACCAGCGGGTGCCCGGGGCCACGAGAGCGATCGGCGGGTCTCGGTGGAGATCGACGCGCTGGCGGTGGGGCACGATCTGGCCCGCGGCACCGCGGCGTTCAGGCGGGTCTCCCAGGCCAAACCGCAGTTGACCGGGGCAACAGCCCCATGA
- a CDS encoding GTPase: MAHTTGTVPAPGMARTAHTTGTASFTGAAPARGGTGAGRVSWAASGDRDRGADYPYPRGGAPRTLRPRLDALRELVGLSRNRLDRRALAEAGRVLDEAVARGRHSLGHTVVALAGATGSGKSTLFNSLAGTELSKAGVRRPTTAEPVACAWTDHADGLLDRLDIAPQARHRPVDPYDAVLRGLVLLDLPDHDSAATGHRERVDRLLGLVDAVVWVVDPEKYGDAVLHERYLRPLAGYAEVTFVVLNQVDRLPGEAADQVLDDLRRLLDEDGLALGEHGEPGATVMPVSALTGQGVGELRKALGRFVGECGAAERRLSADVDGATERLRPAYVGNGGGAGLGEGSCTDFEDRLADAAGAEAVGQAAERMWVREAGRACGTPWGRLGRGGVQEAGGPMAAEPVTARPAVDEAVRIVADEAAAGLPAPWAQAVRETARRGAKGLPEAMDEAVAAVAPYGGPPRPPWWSAVAVAQLALLVLQIVATGWLVGAVAGRLDYDWWKPAVLLAGGVLSGPVLSWCCVLVSHGPARAYGQSVERRMRDAAAGCGRTRVLEPVAAELGRYREVREKYAVAAGGSG, encoded by the coding sequence ATGGCGCATACGACGGGTACGGTTCCCGCGCCCGGCATGGCGCGTACGGCCCATACGACGGGTACGGCGAGCTTCACGGGCGCCGCGCCTGCGCGAGGCGGTACCGGGGCCGGGCGCGTCTCCTGGGCGGCGTCCGGTGACCGTGACCGCGGCGCCGACTACCCGTACCCGCGGGGCGGCGCTCCGCGCACCCTGCGTCCGCGTCTCGACGCGTTGCGCGAGCTGGTGGGGCTCTCCCGCAACCGGCTGGACCGGCGCGCGCTCGCCGAGGCCGGCCGGGTGCTGGACGAGGCGGTGGCGCGCGGGCGGCACTCCCTCGGGCACACCGTCGTCGCACTCGCCGGAGCCACCGGAAGCGGGAAGTCCACTCTCTTCAACTCCCTCGCGGGGACCGAACTCTCCAAGGCCGGGGTGCGACGGCCGACCACCGCCGAACCCGTCGCCTGCGCCTGGACCGACCACGCCGACGGGCTGCTGGACCGGCTCGACATCGCACCGCAGGCCCGGCACCGGCCGGTGGACCCCTACGACGCGGTCCTGCGCGGGCTCGTCCTGCTGGACCTGCCCGACCACGACTCGGCCGCCACGGGCCACCGGGAGCGGGTCGACCGGCTGCTCGGGCTGGTCGACGCGGTGGTGTGGGTGGTGGATCCGGAGAAGTACGGGGACGCCGTGCTGCATGAGCGCTATCTGCGGCCGCTGGCGGGCTACGCGGAGGTGACCTTCGTCGTCCTCAACCAGGTGGACCGGCTGCCCGGCGAGGCCGCCGACCAGGTGCTGGACGACCTGCGGCGGCTGCTGGACGAGGACGGCCTGGCGCTGGGCGAGCACGGCGAGCCGGGCGCGACCGTGATGCCGGTGTCCGCGCTGACCGGCCAGGGCGTCGGCGAACTGCGGAAGGCGCTGGGCCGGTTCGTGGGCGAGTGCGGAGCCGCCGAGCGGCGGCTGTCCGCGGACGTCGACGGGGCGACCGAGCGGCTGCGTCCGGCGTATGTGGGGAACGGCGGGGGCGCCGGACTGGGCGAGGGCTCGTGCACGGACTTCGAGGACCGGCTGGCGGACGCGGCGGGGGCGGAGGCCGTCGGACAGGCGGCCGAGCGGATGTGGGTGCGCGAGGCGGGCCGGGCGTGCGGGACGCCGTGGGGGCGGCTCGGCCGCGGTGGCGTACAGGAGGCGGGCGGGCCGATGGCGGCGGAGCCGGTGACGGCGCGACCCGCGGTCGACGAGGCGGTACGGATCGTGGCGGACGAGGCCGCGGCGGGCCTGCCGGCGCCCTGGGCGCAGGCGGTTCGCGAGACGGCGCGGCGGGGAGCCAAGGGGCTGCCGGAGGCGATGGACGAGGCCGTGGCCGCGGTGGCTCCGTACGGCGGCCCGCCCCGGCCGCCGTGGTGGTCGGCGGTGGCGGTGGCCCAACTGGCCCTGCTGGTCCTCCAGATCGTGGCCACGGGCTGGCTGGTCGGCGCGGTGGCCGGTCGGCTGGACTACGACTGGTGGAAGCCCGCGGTGCTCCTGGCGGGCGGAGTGCTCAGCGGGCCGGTGCTGTCGTGGTGCTGCGTGCTGGTGTCGCACGGGCCGGCCCGTGCGTACGGGCAGTCGGTGGAGCGGCGCATGCGGGACGCGGCCGCGGGATGCGGACGGACCCGGGTGCTGGAGCCGGTGGCGGCTGAGCTGGGGCGGTACCGCGAGGTGCGGGAGAAGTACGCGGTCGCGGCGGGCGGGTCGGGCTGA